In one Desulfoferula mesophila genomic region, the following are encoded:
- a CDS encoding beta-ketoacyl-ACP synthase III has product MVPIRLAGTGLYVPQKVLTNFDLQKTLDTTDEWVVKRTGVSERRIAAPDEAASDLALHASRQAMEAAGVTDRDLDFIILATITPDTHCPSGANWLQAKMDAPQAISFDVTAACSGFVFALDVATRYIQCGMAKTVLVAASEVMSRVQDWTDRTNCILWGDGAGAAVLTAAEGAPQIIDTYIGTDGANGQNLLMPGGGSKTTPISHESVDAKAHTLRMIEASASVRVAVKHFAESVLLILERNGYKLEDVDHFIPHQANLRMLQSVAKRLGVDFDKFVITVDRYGNISSASSIIALAEAVHSGRIKPGDLACITVFGGGLTWGSVLIQF; this is encoded by the coding sequence ATGGTTCCCATCCGCCTGGCGGGCACGGGCCTGTACGTACCCCAAAAAGTCCTGACCAACTTCGACTTGCAAAAGACCCTGGACACCACCGACGAGTGGGTGGTCAAGCGCACCGGGGTGAGCGAGCGCCGCATAGCCGCCCCCGACGAGGCGGCCAGCGACCTGGCCCTGCACGCGTCGCGCCAGGCCATGGAAGCCGCCGGGGTGACCGACCGGGACCTGGATTTCATCATCCTGGCCACCATAACTCCGGACACCCATTGTCCATCGGGGGCCAACTGGCTCCAGGCCAAGATGGACGCCCCTCAGGCCATATCCTTCGACGTCACCGCCGCCTGCAGCGGCTTCGTATTCGCCCTGGACGTGGCCACCCGCTACATCCAATGCGGCATGGCCAAAACCGTCCTGGTGGCGGCCAGCGAGGTCATGAGCCGTGTGCAGGACTGGACCGACCGGACCAATTGCATCCTCTGGGGAGACGGCGCCGGAGCGGCGGTGCTCACCGCGGCCGAAGGCGCCCCCCAGATCATTGACACCTATATCGGCACCGACGGGGCCAACGGCCAGAACTTGTTGATGCCCGGCGGCGGCTCCAAGACCACCCCCATCAGTCACGAATCGGTGGACGCCAAGGCCCACACCCTCAGGATGATCGAGGCCTCGGCCTCGGTCAGGGTGGCGGTGAAACACTTCGCCGAGTCGGTGCTGCTCATCTTGGAACGCAACGGCTACAAGCTGGAGGACGTGGACCACTTCATCCCCCACCAGGCCAACCTGCGCATGCTGCAATCGGTGGCCAAGCGCCTGGGGGTGGACTTCGACAAGTTCGTCATCACCGTGGACCGCTACGGCAACATTTCCTCGGCCTCGAGCATCATCGCCCTGGCCGAAGCCGTGCATTCCGGGCGCATCAAGCCAGGCGACCTGGCGTGCATCACCGTGTTCGGCGGCGGGCTCACCTGGGGCAGCGTCCTGATCCAGTTCTGA
- a CDS encoding DHH family phosphoesterase, producing MAKEKKKSAARPARPADLVKRLLARFGPEDRVLVLIAADPDALAAALALKRLLWRKVANVTIANVNQISRPDNLAMTRLLNIPLTPLDKVDVSAFSKKVMLDSQPHHNAAFEGIKVDVVIDHHPVGEVTATCGFCDIRPRYGAASSILTEYIRGAGIKPSSRLATALVYGIKTDTYSFGRSSQLEDVQAFQYLFPKANHSVLRKIEFSEMRLKDLALLHLALDRFVVRKHSMYVHLGEVSSPDNLVQIADFFLRVDSVDTCAVSGVHQDHLVVILRNAGYRINAGRLAEEAFGEYGPAGGHKAMARAELSLSAIKKACKDSSDESLSRFVMRRLAKAYGPHKKAAPKK from the coding sequence ATGGCCAAGGAAAAGAAGAAGTCGGCAGCCAGACCTGCCCGGCCCGCTGATTTGGTAAAGCGCCTGTTGGCCCGCTTTGGTCCGGAAGACCGGGTGCTGGTGCTCATAGCGGCCGATCCTGACGCCTTGGCCGCCGCCCTGGCCCTAAAACGGCTGCTGTGGCGCAAGGTGGCCAACGTCACCATCGCCAACGTGAACCAGATAAGCCGGCCCGACAACCTGGCCATGACCCGCTTGCTCAATATCCCCCTGACCCCCTTGGACAAGGTGGACGTGAGCGCCTTCAGCAAGAAGGTGATGCTCGACAGCCAGCCCCACCACAACGCCGCTTTTGAAGGCATCAAGGTGGACGTGGTCATCGACCACCATCCGGTGGGGGAGGTGACCGCCACCTGCGGCTTCTGCGACATCCGGCCGCGTTATGGGGCGGCGAGCAGCATTTTGACTGAATACATCCGGGGTGCGGGCATAAAACCCTCCAGCCGCCTGGCCACGGCCCTGGTCTACGGAATCAAGACCGACACCTACAGCTTCGGCCGTTCCTCCCAGCTGGAGGACGTGCAGGCCTTCCAATACCTGTTCCCCAAGGCCAATCACTCGGTTTTGCGCAAGATCGAGTTCAGCGAAATGCGCCTGAAGGATCTGGCCCTGTTGCACTTGGCCTTGGACCGTTTCGTGGTGCGCAAGCACTCCATGTACGTGCACCTGGGCGAGGTGTCCAGTCCCGACAACCTGGTACAGATCGCCGACTTTTTCCTGCGGGTGGATTCCGTGGACACCTGCGCGGTGAGCGGGGTGCACCAGGACCACTTGGTGGTGATCCTGCGCAACGCGGGCTACCGGATCAACGCCGGACGCCTGGCCGAAGAGGCCTTTGGCGAGTATGGCCCCGCCGGAGGGCACAAGGCCATGGCGCGGGCCGAGCTGTCGCTCAGCGCCATCAAAAAGGCATGCAAGGACTCCAGCGACGAGAGCCTGTCCCGCTTTGTGATGCGCCGCCTGGCCAAGGCGTACGGCCCCCACAAAAAAGCCGCCCCCAAAAAATAA
- a CDS encoding pyruvate carboxylase subunit B, giving the protein MSQELDWGGNPTPLKIEDLTLRDGTQSLFATRMRTEDMIPAIEMMDEAGFWALEVWGGATFDAMSRFLGEDPWERPRTLRKYAPKTPFGMLLRGQNLVGYRNYADDVAKEFVDLSCEAGINVFRVFDALNDYRNFETVVERVKANGEHFQGTICYSLTERKMGGPVFNLDYYLDKARQLDEMGADSICIKDMAGLIAPYDAYTLVSALKKATKTPIHLHSHYTSGMACMSMLKAAEAGVDIIDCCLAPFALRTSHPAVEPIMVALEGTPRDPGLDLNLMLKIGHELEKVAPKYYDFWKPNKMATIDTGVLVHQVPGGMISNLVSQLREANALDRIDEVYAEVAHAREELGTPPLVTPTSQIVGVQAVLNVLFGKYKMVTNETKGLAYGLYGKTPTPVDPELRAKILKGYKYGKDPFDARPADILEPEMDAAKARVKDIPGVDKFDVMTAAIYDQTGTEFVKIKHGVVPMPESMKPKDAQGK; this is encoded by the coding sequence ATGAGCCAGGAATTGGATTGGGGCGGCAACCCCACTCCCCTGAAAATCGAGGACCTGACCCTGCGCGACGGCACCCAGTCCCTATTCGCCACGCGCATGCGCACCGAGGACATGATCCCGGCCATCGAGATGATGGACGAAGCCGGTTTCTGGGCCCTGGAGGTATGGGGAGGCGCCACCTTTGACGCCATGAGCCGCTTCCTGGGCGAGGATCCCTGGGAGCGTCCCCGCACCCTGCGCAAATACGCCCCCAAGACCCCCTTCGGCATGCTGCTCAGGGGCCAAAACCTGGTGGGATACCGCAACTACGCCGACGACGTGGCTAAGGAATTCGTGGATTTGTCCTGCGAGGCGGGCATCAACGTTTTCCGCGTGTTTGACGCCCTCAACGACTACCGCAACTTCGAGACGGTGGTGGAGCGCGTCAAGGCCAACGGCGAGCACTTCCAGGGGACCATCTGCTACTCCCTGACCGAGCGCAAGATGGGTGGCCCGGTGTTCAACCTGGACTACTACCTGGACAAGGCCAGGCAGCTCGACGAAATGGGCGCGGACAGCATCTGCATCAAGGACATGGCCGGGCTCATCGCTCCCTACGACGCCTATACCCTGGTCAGCGCCCTCAAAAAGGCCACCAAGACCCCCATCCATCTGCACAGCCACTACACCAGCGGCATGGCCTGCATGAGCATGCTCAAGGCGGCCGAGGCCGGCGTGGACATCATCGACTGCTGCCTGGCCCCCTTTGCCCTGCGCACCAGCCACCCGGCGGTGGAGCCCATCATGGTGGCCCTGGAAGGCACCCCCCGCGACCCGGGCCTGGACCTGAACCTGATGCTCAAGATCGGCCACGAGCTGGAAAAGGTGGCCCCCAAGTACTACGACTTCTGGAAGCCCAACAAGATGGCCACCATCGACACCGGCGTGCTGGTGCACCAGGTGCCGGGCGGCATGATCTCCAACCTGGTCAGTCAGCTCCGCGAGGCCAACGCCCTGGACCGCATCGACGAGGTGTACGCGGAAGTGGCCCACGCCCGCGAGGAACTGGGCACCCCGCCCCTGGTCACCCCCACCAGCCAGATCGTGGGCGTACAGGCGGTGCTGAACGTCCTGTTCGGCAAGTACAAGATGGTCACCAACGAGACCAAGGGCCTGGCCTACGGCCTCTACGGCAAGACCCCCACCCCGGTGGACCCGGAGCTGCGGGCCAAGATTCTCAAGGGCTACAAGTACGGCAAGGACCCCTTTGACGCCCGCCCGGCCGACATCCTGGAGCCGGAGATGGACGCGGCCAAGGCACGGGTCAAGGACATTCCCGGCGTGGACAAGTTCGACGTGATGACCGCGGCCATCTACGACCAGACCGGCACCGAGTTCGTCAAGATCAAGCACGGCGTGGTGCCCATGCCCGAGAGCATGAAGCCCAAGGACGCCCAAGGCAAATAA
- a CDS encoding carbonic anhydrase — protein sequence MTLRSTLRLVGAGLLCLLFLFPALAQAKKAATGPTPQQAWEMLKASNARFVAGKPLRGHQDAARIQLADASNQADHAYATVLSCSDARVPVEIVFDAGIMDLFVVRVAGNVVKTDEAGTIEYGLAHVYTPLLVVMGHTKCGAVSAVSAQVQGTDLTLERNIPPLLSPIFPAVRTAMHDHPEAKGAALVPFAIEQNVSQAISDLFVMSPTARKMAGSGKVLVKGAIYDLASGKVRWLPQDKVNALLQAAEKNPQRVMEAMAPLK from the coding sequence ATGACGCTGCGTTCTACACTCAGGCTGGTTGGCGCGGGGCTCTTGTGCCTGCTGTTCTTGTTCCCTGCCCTGGCCCAAGCCAAAAAGGCCGCGACCGGCCCCACTCCGCAGCAGGCCTGGGAAATGCTGAAGGCGAGTAATGCGCGCTTTGTCGCCGGCAAGCCCCTGCGTGGCCATCAGGACGCCGCCCGCATCCAGTTGGCCGACGCCTCCAATCAGGCGGATCACGCCTATGCCACGGTGCTTTCCTGCTCCGACGCCCGGGTGCCGGTGGAGATCGTTTTCGATGCCGGGATCATGGATCTGTTCGTGGTGCGGGTGGCGGGCAACGTGGTCAAGACCGACGAAGCCGGCACCATTGAATACGGCCTGGCCCACGTGTACACCCCTCTCCTGGTGGTGATGGGGCACACCAAATGCGGCGCGGTTTCCGCCGTGAGCGCCCAGGTTCAGGGAACCGACCTGACCTTGGAACGCAACATTCCTCCCCTGCTGTCGCCCATCTTTCCCGCGGTGCGCACGGCCATGCACGACCATCCCGAGGCCAAGGGCGCGGCGTTGGTCCCCTTTGCCATCGAGCAAAACGTCAGTCAGGCCATCAGCGACCTGTTCGTGATGAGCCCCACCGCCCGCAAGATGGCGGGCTCGGGCAAGGTCCTGGTCAAGGGCGCCATATACGACCTAGCCAGCGGCAAGGTGCGCTGGCTGCCCCAAGACAAGGTGAACGCCCTGTTACAGGCCGCGGAAAAGAATCCCCAGCGGGTCATGGAGGCCATGGCTCCCCTCAAGTAA
- a CDS encoding Crp/Fnr family transcriptional regulator has protein sequence MPDSVPTADPKGEQVDSPLEARIELFQDAMGFSGIPRQGLRKLAALASLRRFCKGQMVFEQDQPCDHFHLVASGLVKVYICSASGSRMTYLLARRGEPLNLIGPFTGDPRFLCAEAMQTTEVAHIPRQDFVRFVAEHPVLFSNIMAILSKAVDSANSRLIDMVDKKVEERLLRVLLTLLDKFGSEIKLTSTELAELAGTTVETTLRTMARLRSLGIISSERGQITIIRPTSLKNPERLPLWV, from the coding sequence ATGCCTGACAGCGTACCCACAGCCGACCCCAAAGGCGAACAGGTGGACAGCCCCCTGGAGGCTCGGATCGAGCTGTTCCAAGACGCCATGGGCTTCAGCGGCATCCCCCGCCAAGGCCTCCGCAAGCTGGCCGCCTTGGCCAGCCTGCGGCGCTTTTGCAAGGGGCAAATGGTTTTCGAGCAAGACCAGCCCTGCGACCATTTTCATCTGGTGGCCTCGGGCTTGGTCAAGGTCTACATATGCTCGGCCAGCGGCTCCCGCATGACCTACCTCTTGGCCCGGCGGGGCGAGCCCCTGAACCTCATCGGCCCCTTTACCGGCGACCCCCGCTTTTTGTGCGCCGAGGCCATGCAGACCACCGAGGTGGCCCACATCCCCCGGCAGGACTTCGTGCGCTTCGTGGCCGAACACCCCGTCTTGTTCAGCAACATAATGGCCATTTTGAGCAAGGCGGTGGACAGCGCCAACAGCCGGCTCATCGACATGGTGGACAAGAAGGTGGAAGAGCGCCTGCTCCGGGTGCTACTGACCCTGCTGGACAAATTCGGCTCGGAGATCAAGCTGACCAGCACGGAGTTGGCCGAGCTGGCCGGGACCACGGTGGAGACCACCCTGCGCACCATGGCCCGCCTGCGCAGCTTGGGCATCATCTCATCGGAGCGGGGCCAGATAACCATTATTCGCCCCACCTCCCTGAAAAATCCCGAACGCCTGCCCCTTTGGGTATAA
- a CDS encoding TRAP transporter substrate-binding protein, whose translation MSKKLLVLTLLVALGAFFSVAPAPASAEEVVKLTYSCFFPPTHVQSKLAAAWCKEVEKRTKGKVKIEYYPGQTLTKAKQVYDGTVQGMSDLGFCLFAYNRGRFPLMEVVDLPLGYTSGMTATLVANAVYEKFKPKELDDVQVMYLHAHGPGLLHTKDKAVHKMEDIKGLKIRAHGTTAKVVEALGGTPVAMPMPELYQALQRGVVDGAMYPVETNKGWRMADVVKYCTENYSNAYTSTFYIVMNKGKWNALPKDVQEIIIQINKEWIPKHGAAWDESDKEGREFMLKKGRKFIALTPEEAARWKKATDPVLAFYVKETTPKGVPAQEALVFTQKKLAELSK comes from the coding sequence ATGTCGAAGAAACTTTTGGTGTTGACCTTGCTCGTGGCCCTGGGTGCCTTTTTCTCCGTCGCCCCGGCGCCCGCATCGGCCGAGGAGGTGGTCAAACTGACCTACTCCTGCTTCTTTCCGCCCACCCACGTCCAATCCAAACTGGCCGCGGCTTGGTGCAAGGAAGTGGAAAAGCGCACCAAGGGCAAGGTCAAGATCGAATACTACCCCGGCCAGACCCTGACCAAGGCCAAACAGGTCTATGACGGCACGGTGCAGGGCATGAGCGACCTGGGCTTCTGCCTGTTCGCCTACAACCGGGGCCGCTTTCCTCTCATGGAGGTGGTGGACCTGCCCCTGGGCTACACCAGCGGCATGACCGCCACCCTGGTGGCCAACGCGGTCTACGAGAAGTTCAAGCCCAAGGAGCTGGATGACGTGCAGGTGATGTATCTGCATGCCCATGGGCCGGGCCTGCTGCACACCAAGGACAAGGCCGTCCATAAGATGGAAGACATCAAGGGCCTGAAGATCCGGGCCCACGGCACCACCGCCAAGGTGGTCGAGGCCCTGGGCGGCACCCCGGTGGCCATGCCCATGCCCGAGCTGTACCAGGCCCTGCAACGCGGCGTGGTGGACGGCGCCATGTACCCGGTGGAGACCAACAAGGGCTGGCGCATGGCCGACGTGGTCAAGTATTGCACCGAGAACTATTCCAACGCCTACACCTCCACCTTCTACATTGTGATGAACAAGGGCAAGTGGAACGCCCTGCCCAAGGACGTGCAGGAGATCATCATCCAGATCAACAAGGAATGGATCCCCAAGCACGGCGCCGCCTGGGACGAGTCGGACAAGGAGGGCCGCGAGTTCATGCTCAAGAAGGGGCGCAAGTTCATCGCGCTCACCCCGGAGGAGGCCGCGCGCTGGAAAAAGGCCACCGATCCGGTCTTGGCCTTCTACGTCAAGGAGACCACCCCCAAGGGCGTGCCCGCCCAAGAGGCGCTCGTGTTCACCCAAAAGAAGCTGGCCGAGTTGAGCAAGTAG
- a CDS encoding TRAP transporter small permease, protein MDSWVSLVTKLINVLKRLGGAAMVGMMVVTCVDVIFRGFNRPIFGAVEVVSFMATLVLACAMPLTEMENGHVGVDLFIRHLSPRGQAWFDAVTKLLSGSLFGLVCWQMWLYGNTVKETGEVSMSLQFPDYILIYIVSVAFGVLSLVILTECLINLRKAGAR, encoded by the coding sequence TTGGATTCCTGGGTATCGCTGGTTACCAAGCTCATAAACGTACTCAAGCGCCTGGGTGGCGCGGCCATGGTCGGCATGATGGTGGTCACCTGCGTGGACGTCATCTTCCGCGGCTTCAACCGCCCCATCTTCGGGGCGGTGGAGGTGGTCAGCTTCATGGCCACCCTGGTGCTGGCCTGCGCCATGCCGCTGACCGAGATGGAAAACGGCCATGTTGGGGTGGACCTGTTCATCCGCCACCTCAGCCCTCGGGGCCAGGCCTGGTTCGACGCCGTAACCAAGCTGCTCAGCGGCAGCCTGTTCGGCCTGGTGTGCTGGCAAATGTGGCTCTACGGCAACACGGTAAAGGAAACCGGGGAGGTTTCCATGAGCCTGCAGTTCCCCGACTACATCCTCATCTACATAGTGTCGGTGGCTTTCGGGGTCTTGAGCCTGGTCATCCTTACCGAGTGCCTCATAAACCTGAGAAAGGCTGGTGCGCGATGA
- a CDS encoding TRAP transporter large permease, whose product MSPTLLGIIGILALMVIIFTRMPVAYVMTLVGFVGFAAQVSPEAALKLLSRDFYSVYSSYGLTIIPLFILMGQIAFNAGISHRLYDSAHMMVGCYRGGLATATVCACTAFGAVCGSSPATAATMATVGLPEMKRYGYADELATGSVAAGGSLGMLMPPSVVLIVYGILTEQSIGALFVAGIVPAVFMTMLFALAVYVYCLISPKQGPACQFYPWSQRLKSLVHTMDIMLVFVVVMLGLFLGWFTPTEAGGVGAAAVTLVALIRRQLTWAGFVKSLYETLRTSCMVLLLVAGATVFGHFLAVTRITFDVANWVAAMDLPGYAVVAMIVLVYLIGGCFIDALALIMLTIPIFYPIILDLGYDPIWFGIIIVLVTQMGVITPPVGINVYVVNGIAGDVPLEKIFKGALPFLLALIVGTALIVMFPQIALLLPTLMY is encoded by the coding sequence ATGAGTCCCACCCTGTTGGGCATAATCGGCATCCTGGCCTTGATGGTGATCATTTTCACCCGCATGCCGGTGGCCTACGTGATGACCCTGGTGGGCTTCGTGGGCTTCGCCGCCCAGGTAAGCCCCGAGGCGGCCCTCAAGCTGTTGTCCCGCGACTTCTACAGCGTCTACTCTTCCTACGGCTTGACCATCATCCCCCTGTTCATCCTCATGGGCCAGATCGCCTTCAACGCGGGCATCAGCCACCGCCTGTACGATTCGGCCCACATGATGGTGGGCTGCTACCGGGGCGGCCTGGCCACGGCCACGGTGTGCGCCTGCACCGCCTTTGGCGCGGTGTGCGGCTCCTCGCCGGCCACGGCGGCCACCATGGCCACGGTGGGCCTGCCGGAGATGAAGCGCTACGGCTACGCCGACGAGCTGGCCACCGGCTCGGTGGCGGCCGGAGGCTCCCTGGGCATGCTCATGCCCCCCAGCGTGGTGCTCATCGTCTACGGCATCCTCACCGAGCAGTCCATCGGCGCCCTGTTCGTAGCGGGCATCGTTCCGGCGGTGTTCATGACCATGCTCTTCGCGCTGGCCGTCTACGTCTACTGCCTCATCTCCCCCAAACAGGGGCCGGCCTGTCAGTTCTACCCCTGGAGCCAGAGGCTCAAGTCCCTGGTGCACACCATGGACATCATGCTGGTGTTCGTGGTGGTGATGCTGGGGCTGTTCCTGGGCTGGTTCACCCCCACCGAGGCGGGCGGGGTGGGCGCGGCGGCGGTGACCTTGGTGGCGCTGATCAGAAGGCAGCTCACCTGGGCCGGCTTCGTGAAAAGCCTCTATGAAACCCTCCGCACCTCCTGCATGGTCCTTTTGCTGGTGGCCGGGGCCACGGTGTTCGGCCACTTCCTGGCCGTGACCCGCATCACCTTCGACGTGGCCAACTGGGTCGCGGCCATGGACCTGCCGGGGTATGCGGTGGTGGCCATGATCGTGCTGGTCTACCTCATCGGCGGCTGCTTTATCGACGCGCTGGCCCTCATCATGCTGACCATTCCCATCTTCTATCCCATCATCCTGGACCTTGGTTACGACCCCATCTGGTTCGGGATCATCATCGTCCTGGTGACCCAAATGGGGGTGATCACCCCGCCGGTGGGCATCAACGTCTACGTGGTCAACGGAATCGCCGGCGACGTGCCGCTCGAGAAAATCTTCAAGGGCGCCCTGCCCTTCCTGTTAGCCCTTATCGTGGGCACCGCCCTGATCGTGATGTTCCCCCAGATAGCCCTTTTACTGCCCACCCTGATGTATTAA
- a CDS encoding phenylacetate--CoA ligase family protein: MTTLASNYWNPYLETMAPEELRRLQLEKFQRIIAWAYERSPFYRELYSQAGLEPGDIKTWQDVRRVPTVDKGMLKSAQEAQPFPYGSRLCVPLEQVAEFRQTSGTTGTPVYQADTWQDWEWWSECWSYILWAQGYRATDRVFIPFGYNIFVAFWAGHYAAEKLGCEVVPGGVLDTASRVLKIKELQATALMGTPTYMLNMADVAKNRLGIDPAGLAIKRITCAGEPGASLPSTKKRMEEAWGAKVFDHAGATEIGAWSYECTAQCGGIHANEGMFLVEIEDPMTGEIIEEPGRKGKMIITALDRLAQPCLRFDSKDIIEWAAEPCPCGRTYRIIKGGVQGRADDITKVKGVLLSPSAIEEVVRGFDELADEYEVVVERIGDNDKITLKVEFNPGAQATEQEVLGRLKDQLRLKTNLGYQIEVHPLGSLTRYEVKARRFKDTRHLH, translated from the coding sequence ATGACTACCCTGGCAAGCAACTATTGGAACCCCTACCTGGAAACCATGGCCCCGGAGGAGTTGCGGCGGCTGCAGTTGGAGAAATTTCAACGCATCATCGCCTGGGCCTATGAGCGCTCGCCCTTTTACCGGGAGCTCTACTCCCAGGCGGGCCTGGAACCGGGGGACATAAAGACCTGGCAGGACGTGCGCCGGGTGCCCACGGTGGACAAGGGCATGCTCAAGTCGGCCCAGGAGGCTCAGCCCTTCCCCTATGGCAGCCGTCTCTGCGTGCCCCTGGAGCAGGTGGCGGAGTTCCGCCAGACCTCGGGCACCACCGGCACCCCGGTGTACCAGGCCGACACCTGGCAGGACTGGGAGTGGTGGTCCGAGTGCTGGTCCTACATCCTCTGGGCCCAGGGCTACCGCGCCACCGACCGGGTGTTCATCCCCTTTGGCTACAACATCTTCGTGGCCTTTTGGGCCGGGCACTACGCGGCCGAGAAACTGGGCTGCGAGGTGGTGCCCGGCGGGGTGCTGGACACCGCCTCCAGGGTGCTCAAAATAAAGGAGCTGCAGGCCACCGCCCTCATGGGCACCCCCACCTACATGCTCAACATGGCCGACGTGGCCAAGAACCGCCTGGGCATCGATCCGGCGGGCTTGGCCATCAAGCGCATCACCTGCGCCGGGGAGCCGGGGGCCAGCCTGCCCAGCACCAAAAAGCGCATGGAAGAGGCCTGGGGAGCCAAGGTCTTCGACCACGCCGGAGCCACCGAGATCGGGGCCTGGAGCTACGAATGCACCGCCCAGTGCGGCGGCATCCACGCCAACGAGGGCATGTTCCTGGTGGAGATAGAGGACCCGATGACCGGCGAGATCATCGAGGAACCAGGCCGCAAGGGCAAGATGATAATCACCGCCCTGGACCGCCTGGCCCAGCCCTGCCTGCGCTTTGACAGCAAGGACATCATCGAGTGGGCCGCCGAGCCCTGCCCCTGCGGGCGCACCTACCGCATCATCAAGGGCGGGGTCCAGGGAAGAGCCGACGACATCACCAAGGTCAAGGGCGTGCTGCTGTCGCCCTCGGCCATCGAGGAGGTGGTGCGGGGCTTCGACGAGCTGGCCGATGAATACGAGGTGGTGGTGGAGCGCATCGGCGACAATGACAAGATCACCCTCAAGGTGGAGTTCAACCCCGGCGCCCAAGCGACGGAGCAGGAAGTTTTGGGCCGCCTCAAGGATCAACTGCGCCTGAAGACCAACCTGGGGTATCAGATCGAGGTCCATCCCCTGGGCAGCCTGACCCGCTACGAGGTCAAGGCCCGGCGCTTCAAGGACACGCGGCATTTGCACTAA
- a CDS encoding FAD binding domain-containing protein — protein MLLPAFEYYRPQSLAEAITLLGEMGEAARPLAGGTDLLVNLKLKKLAPKALLDLSGLAELQGLAQENGKVSLGALNTASRLAVGSPQVPRVLSMGAGALGSPQVRNRATLGGNLVTARPAADICLPLLALGAQAVLAGPGGTREVPLDGYFKGPGYTVKEPGEILTKVLLEAPRPGVGGGYQKLGLRQAMEIALVNVAAVVMLEDDGSTIKEARVALGAVAPTPLLSPGAAQALAGQSADEAAIEAAAEAAAADAKPIDDHRGSAAYRRDMVRTLTKRALKQALAQAQGNEEAQA, from the coding sequence ATGCTGCTGCCTGCTTTTGAATACTACCGCCCCCAAAGCCTGGCCGAGGCCATTACCCTGCTGGGTGAAATGGGCGAGGCGGCCCGGCCCCTGGCCGGAGGCACCGACCTTCTGGTCAACCTCAAGCTCAAGAAGCTGGCCCCCAAGGCCTTGTTGGACCTCAGCGGTCTGGCGGAGCTCCAGGGCCTGGCCCAGGAAAACGGCAAGGTGAGCCTGGGCGCCTTGAACACCGCTTCCCGCCTGGCCGTGGGCTCGCCCCAGGTGCCCAGGGTGCTGTCGATGGGGGCCGGGGCCCTGGGTTCGCCCCAGGTGCGCAACCGGGCCACCCTGGGCGGCAACCTGGTAACCGCGCGCCCGGCGGCGGACATCTGTCTTCCCCTGCTGGCCTTGGGGGCCCAGGCGGTTTTGGCCGGGCCCGGCGGAACCCGCGAGGTTCCCCTGGACGGCTATTTCAAGGGACCCGGCTACACCGTAAAGGAGCCGGGCGAAATCCTCACCAAGGTGCTCCTGGAGGCTCCCCGCCCCGGCGTGGGCGGCGGCTACCAGAAGCTTGGCCTTCGCCAGGCGATGGAGATTGCGCTGGTGAACGTTGCGGCGGTGGTGATGCTGGAGGACGACGGGTCCACCATCAAGGAGGCCCGGGTGGCCCTGGGGGCGGTGGCTCCCACTCCCCTGCTCTCTCCGGGCGCGGCCCAGGCGCTGGCCGGCCAGTCGGCCGACGAGGCGGCCATCGAGGCGGCGGCGGAGGCGGCGGCGGCCGACGCCAAACCCATCGACGATCACCGGGGCTCGGCGGCCTACCGCCGGGACATGGTGCGTACCCTGACCAAGCGGGCCCTGAAGCAGGCCCTGGCCCAGGCCCAAGGCAACGAGGAGGCGCAAGCATGA
- a CDS encoding (2Fe-2S)-binding protein — translation MSKQAITLTVNGVVRQALVEPNQTLTSLLRDELGLTGTKHGCGVGDCGCCTVILDGETVNSCLVLALQAQGREVLTIEGLASGGELHPLQRAFVDAGAIQCGFCTPGMILSAKALLDVIPQPSREEITKGLSGNLCRCTGYEKIVEAVSDAAAKMSEA, via the coding sequence ATGAGCAAGCAAGCCATCACTCTTACGGTAAACGGCGTGGTGCGCCAGGCGTTGGTGGAGCCCAACCAGACCCTCACCTCCCTGCTGCGCGACGAGCTGGGGCTCACCGGCACCAAGCACGGCTGCGGGGTGGGCGACTGCGGCTGCTGCACGGTGATCCTGGACGGCGAGACGGTCAATTCCTGCCTGGTGCTGGCGCTGCAGGCCCAGGGCCGGGAGGTGCTGACCATCGAGGGGCTGGCCAGCGGCGGCGAGCTGCATCCCTTGCAGCGGGCCTTTGTGGACGCCGGGGCCATCCAGTGCGGCTTTTGCACCCCGGGCATGATCCTTTCGGCCAAGGCGCTGCTGGACGTTATCCCGCAGCCCAGCCGGGAGGAGATCACCAAGGGCCTTTCAGGCAACCTGTGCCGCTGCACCGGGTATGAAAAGATCGTGGAGGCGGTGAGTGACGCCGCCGCCAAGATGAGCGAGGCGTAG